Proteins encoded in a region of the Trypanosoma brucei gambiense DAL972 chromosome 4, complete sequence genome:
- a CDS encoding proteasome beta 7 subunit, putative, protein MASGGSVIGLKYNGGVLLASDTLLSYGSLAKWPNIPRIKIIGPHTAVCATGDYADFQDMTEQLESHVERQRRYINDVLRPDEIFCYLHRHIYHKRSNFEPCLCSFVVCGCQGGVPFLGGIDSVGTQWRDDCVATGYGAYIAIPLLRKALEKPGGLSREEAVEVIKNCLRVLFYRECRAINKFQIADATNDAVEIGKPFEVETNWEYEGFCFEKTAIIR, encoded by the coding sequence ATGGCATCTGGAGGATCTGTTATTGGTCTGAAATATAACGGTGGTGTCCTGTTGGCTAGCGACACACTTTTATCGTATGGATCCCTTGCGAAATGGCCAAATATCCCGCGTATTAAAATCATAGGCCCCCATACCGCCGTGTGTGCTACTGGCGACTACGCTGACTTTCAAGATATGACTGAACAACTTGAGAGTCATGTGGAGCGACAGCGGAGATACATCAATGATGTGCTTAGGCCTGATGAAATATTTTGTTATCTCCACCGGCATATTTACCATAAACGCTCCAATTTTGAGCCATGCCTTTGCAGTTTTGTTGTCTGTGGTTGTCAAGGAGGAGTTCCATTTCTTGGTGGAATTGACAGTGTGGGGACGCAATGGAGGGATGACTGCGTGGCTACGGGATATGGAGCATATATTGCAATTCCACTACTACGGAAGGCGCTTGAAAAACCTGGTGGACTCTCACGTGAGGAGGCGGTGGAGGTTATCAAAAACTGTCTTCGTGTTCTTTTCTACCGGGAGTGCCGCGCCATCAACAAGTTTCAAATTGCAGATGCGACAAATGACGCTGTGGAGATTGGCAAGCCGTTTGAAGTAGAAACAAATTGGGAGTACGAGGGGTTCTGCTTTGAGAAAACAGCCATTATTCGATGA
- a CDS encoding coatomer alpha subunit, putative: MLTRFDVRSSRVKGISFHKTRPWVLCGLHNGTVQIWDYRVNTSVDKYDEHSGAVRGVDFHDTQPLFVSGGDDYLVKVWNYKARRSLFTLKGHMDYVRSTFFHHEQPWIVSSSDDFTVRIWNWQNRSSLACLPGHTHYVMCARFHPRDDIVVSASLDRTIRVWDISSLRVRKQQPGIAQDLLGTSDVGLKYSLEGHDKGVNWVCFHPTQPLIASASDDRTVRVWRIGSTTCTEEVQLRGHTNNVSCVVYTKDYLVSNGEDRTIRVWDVKTRCSVMLFRRESDRYWMLAALLEKNLLAAGHDSGVHVFKLFRERPASTMNGNVLHYVHGNVLHSYNMESKTESKFSLSRNLHPPLTLSCNPVDNMAVVFYDKDGGCASTLTIPKPGCTVDADVKKRLGILAALFYAPNKCAFLDKNKNIILCNAHGDGEKVIKHEKNLKALFPGPAGYILRQTEEGMELFHVAQQSVAAEVPITETKYVVWDKDFTKVAFLGITTVHVMTRRLRSITFFSEPSIRIKSAAFDEQRNILYYTTSDHLKYCNLRNGECGIIQCLPSPIYLVRASGDTVWALSRNGKVVVMELNNPELNFKLKLQQQAYRDVIKIIRQKQLRGQALVGYLHKHGHDEVALYLVSDPLTRFNLAVECGAMDVAKTAALELNQPALWRRLAEAATSYGDIHLALLAHTKTGNFHGASFLSLITGNMSALDHMVNTVRDENFGLHYGMYLDDAHQRIKTLTNTGQLPLAYVAAKSAGLDELAASLLEKMDPDVAERMRQTEVKVRLEAPTVTPVTDNWPMLQVEESVFSRFLREPNLLSGAGVGIEEEEYAEAGAGWDDVDGLPNSDDGSGGLDGVEGSEAAEGDGWGDDLEIEIPAEQTAGGVEGAPYVVPTERPPLTQHWVETSSFPAFHVAAGSFSTALGLLRRQIGLGDPAPLKTHMLDLWATVNASRPSWLIPSAMFPLTTYPSEEQRGAASHSPLLPDYIPQLTERLRSGYSAFVGGHFADAQLHFVTALHQAVFTTCRGEKQFTALREIVTTASEYARALNVQLHCRSTDGASKLSLELSLYFTHFKLQRNHLALALGQAMSKAYKLKNLKIAASVARRLLDQDPPKQKAAQASAIVAEAERNPTDAEPVDYDERNPFVLCSVSHRPMYKGTVDPIRCGYCFSPAMPKHKGEICPVCRIAFLGADCSGLANRT, translated from the coding sequence ATGCTGACGAGATTTGATGTTCGCTCCAGTCGTGTGAAAGGGATAAGTTTCCACAAAACGCGGCCGTGGGTGCTTTGCGGACTGCACAACGGAACCGTGCAAATTTGGGACTACCGCGTGAACACGAGCGTTGATAAGTATGATGAACATAGCGGTGCGGTACGTGGTGTAGACTTTCATGATACGCAACCTCTATTTGTTTCTGGAGGTGATGACTACTTGGTGAAGGTTTGGAACTACAAGGCGCGCCGTTCCCTCTTTACTTTAAAGGGGCATATGGACTATGTTCGATCAACTTTTTTCCACCATGAGCAGCCATGGattgtttcctcctccgaCGATTTCACCGTCCGCATTTGGAATTGGCAGAACCGAAGCAGTTTGGCTTGTCTTCCTGGGCATACGCACTACGTTATGTGTGCTCGATTTCACCCTCGGGATGACATTGTGGTATCAGCGAGTCTTGACAGGACAATTCGAGTGTGGGACATCTCCAGTTTGCGGGTCCGAAAGCAACAGCCGGGAATTGCTCAAGATCTGCTCGGAACCAGTGATGTGGGTCTTAAATATTCATTAGAGGGCCACGATAAAGGCGTTAACTGGGTTTGCTTTCATCCCACTCAGCCACTTATTGCATCGGCCTCAGACGACCGCACCGTCCGCGTCTGGAGAATTGGTAGTACCACCTGCACTGAGGAGGTACAACTGCGGGGGCACACCAACAATGTAAGTTGCGTTGTGTACACTAAGGATTATCTCGTGTCAAACGGTGAGGATCGAACAATCCGTGTTTGGGACGTGAAAACACGTTGCTCAGTCATGCTTTTTCGCCGCGAGTCTGACCGATACTGGATGCTAGCGGCGTTACTAGAAAAGAACCTTCTTGCTGCTGGTCACGACTCCGGTGTGCACGTATTTAAGCTTTTCCGCGAACGTCCTGCGTCGACTATGAATGGTAACGTGCTACACTACGTCCACGGGAACGTGCTCCATTCATATAACATGGAGTCAAAGACAGAATCCAAGTTCAGTCTCTCACGAAACTTACACCCACCTCTCACCCTTTCTTGCAACCCAGTGGATAACatggctgttgttttttacgACAAGGATGGTGGGTGTGCATCAACCTTGACAATTCCCAAACCAGGCTGTACAGTCGATGCAGATGTGAAGAAGCGCCTCGGTATTCTTGCCGCTTTGTTTTATGCCCCTAATAAATGCGCGTTCCTCGacaagaataaaaatataattcTGTGTAATGCACACGGCGATGGTGAAAAAGTGATTAAGcacgaaaaaaatttaaaggcCCTCTTTCCAGGGCCTGCAGGATATATTTTACGTCAGACCGAGGAGGGTATGGAGTTGTTTCACGTGGCTCAGCAGAGTGTGGCCGCAGAGGTTCCAATAACGGAGACTAAATATGTTGTATGGGACAAAGACTTTACGAAGGTGGCGTTTTTGGGTATTACCACCGTTCACGTCATGACAAGGCGCTTGAGGAGCATTACCTTTTTTTCGGAACCATCAATAAGGATTAAGAGCGCGGCATTTGATGAGCAAAGAAATATCCTTTATTACACTACGAGTGACCACCTCAAGTATTGTAACTTGCGCAACGGGGAGTGCGGTATCATTCAGTGTCTCCCTTCCCCGATTTATCTTGTTCGTGCGAGTGGTGATACGGTCTGGGCGCTTTCCCGCAATGGAAAAGTTGTTGTAATGGAGCTGAACAATCCGGAACTTAATTTTAAACTAaagttgcagcagcaggccTACAGGGATGTTATTAAAATTATACGCCAAAAACAACTCAGGGGACAGGCGCTTGTTGGTTACCTACACAAACATGGCCACGACGAGGTTGCGCTGTATCTCGTCTCAGACCCCTTAACTAGGTTCAACTTAGCGGTAGAGTGCGGCGCCATGGATGTCGCAAAGACAGCAGCACTGGAACTAAACCAACCCGCATTGTGGAGAAGGCTTGCAGAGGCGGCAACCTCATATGGGGATATTCATCTTGCACTCTTGGCTCACACAAAGACAGGAAACTTTCATGGTGCAAGTTTCTTGTCTCTCATAACTGGAAACATGTCTGCTTTAGATCACATGGTTAACACGGTAAGGGATGAGAACTTCGGTCTTCACTACGGTATGTATCTCGACGATGCTCATCAGCGCATTAAAACATTGACTAATACTGGACAACTTCCGCTGGCGTACGTGGCCGCCAAATCAGCTGGGTTGGATGAATTAGCAGCTTCGCTCCTCGAAAAAATGGATCCTGATGTTGCAGAACGTATGCGGCAGACAGAGGTCAAAGTACGGTTAGAGGCGCCGACAGTAACACCAGTTACCGACAATTGGCCTATGTTGCAGGTGGAGGAATCTGTTTTCTCCAGGTTTCTGAGGGAACCCAACTTGCTGAGTGGTGCCGGTGTTGGGattgaggaagaggaatatGCTGAAGCCGGTGCAGGGTGGGATGATGTTGATGGGCTTCCTAACAGTGATGACGGAAGTGGCGGTTTGGATGGGGTTGAGGGCAGTGAAGCTGCAGAAGGTGACGGTTGGGGTGACGATCTCGAAATTGAGATTCCTGCAGAACAGACTGCGGGCGGAGTCGAAGGTGCGCCTTACGTTGTCCCTACCGAACGCCCACCGCTAACGCAGCATTGGGTTGAAACCTCTTCATTTCCGGCATTTCACGTCGCCGCTGGTTCTTTTTCAACGGCACTTGGTTTATTGCGTCGCCAAATTGGACTAGGGGATCCTGCTCCTCTCAAAACTCATATGTTGGATCTGTGGGCCACAGTCAATGCGTCGCGGCCCAGTTGGCTTATTCCGTCCGCTATGTTCCCTCTGACAACATATCCTTCTGAGGAGCAGCGTGGGGCGGCGTCTCACTCTCCGTTGTTGCCAGATTATATTCCTCAGCTCACTGAACGGTTGCGTTCCGGTTATTCTGCGTTTGTTGGAGGACACTTCGCGGATGCCCAACTCCATTTTGTTACCGCATTGCATCAAGCTGTGTTTACCACCTGCAGGGGTGAGAAGCAATTTACTGCTCTTCGAGAGATTGTTACTACCGCCTCCGAGTATGCGCGTGCTCTTAATGTACAGCTACACTGTCGTAGTACTGATGGTGCTTCGAAACTTTCACTAGAGTTGTCACTCTACTTTACACATTTCAAACTTCAGCGGAATCATCTTGCTCTGGCACTTGGTCAAGCTATGAGTAAAGCCTACAAGTTGAAGAATTTGAAGATAGCAGCTTCGGTTGCGAGGAGGCTTTTGGATCAGGATCCACCGAAGCAAAAGGCAGCACAGGCTTCAGCAATTGTTGCTGAAGCTGAGAGAAATCCAACAGATGCTGAACCTGTGGACTATGACGAGCGCAATCCATTTGTGCTTTGTTCTGTTTCTCATAGGCCAATGTACAAGGGAACAGTTGATCCCATTCGATGTGGTTACTGCTTTTCCCCTGCTATGCCTAAACATAAGGGCGAAATATGTCCCGTCTGTCGTATAGCGTTTCTTGGTGCGGACTGCTCTGGACTTGCAAATCGTACGTga
- a CDS encoding Alkylated DNA repair protein (alkB homolog),putative, translating into MEDPVRCECQKHTQDDGYSQGELLPLTAFRQVEKRYKLYRYDRRTSRRLQVPETDFSDVVDFRNLEANTAANLACISTRECHEDDRLVKCCTFAGVPGMEVFPNFLTDAEQQEFCRAALLEYGDSRRHPNHLSTHASEPRETTRYEPPMRWATVGFSYQWSSKSYCKEKYSHFPRRLRKCVERIARLCNVSQPYEPQTSIVNYFPVGAMMMAHQDVSEEVLQQPLISISLGCSCVFLMGTESRDDTPCAFWLRSGDVIVVSGASRTAYHGVPRIMDDCPQYLCPQNETEEEEGEFYWREQMRHLRVNINVRQVYPDRCEFLNE; encoded by the coding sequence ATGGAAGACCCCGTGCGCTGCGAATGTCAGAAACACACGCAAGACGATGGCTACAGTCAGGGGGAATTGTTGCCGTTGACGGCGTTTAGACAAGTGGAGAAGCGCTACAAACTTTACCGTTACGACCGCCGGACATCACGGCGCTTACAAGTTCCTGAAACGGACTTTAGCGATGTTGTTGATTTTCGCAATCTTGAGGCGAACACAGCAGCAAACCTGGCGTGTATTTCCACCAGGGAGTGCCATGAGGATGACCGGCTCGTGAAGTGTTGCACATTTGCCGGCGTCCCCGGAATGGAGGTGTTCCCGAATTTTCTCACGGATGCGGAGCAGCAGGAATTTTGCCGCGCTGCCTTACTGGAATACGGCGATTCTCGGCGGCACCCCAATCACCTCTCGACCCATGCGAGCGAGCCAAGGGAAACAACACGTTATGAACCACCAATGCGTTGGGCGACGGTGGGGTTTAGTTATCAATGGTCATCTAAATCATACTGCAAGGAGAAGTATTCGCATTTTCCCCGGCGGCTTCGAAAATGTGTTGAACGAATTGCCCGCCTTTGTAACGTTTCACAGCCTTACGAGCCACAAACTTCGATTGTCAACTACTTCCCGGTAGGGGCTATGATGATGGCTCACCAGGATGTGAGTGAAGAAGTGCTGCAACAGCCGCTCATTAGTATTTCTCTGGGATGCTCATGTGTTTTTCTCATGGGGACCGAGTCTCGTGACGATACGCCGTGTGCCTTTTGGCTCCGTAGTGGCGATGTTATTGTCGTAAGCGGTGCCTCCCGAACAGCTTACCACGGCGTACCACGCATTATGGACGATTGTCCGCAGTACTTGTGCCCACAGAATGaaacggaggaggaagaaggagaatTTTACTGGAGGGAGCAGATGCGTCATTTGCGTGTCAATATTAACGTAAGACAGGTGTACCCTGACAGGTGTGAGTTCCTTAACGAATGA
- a CDS encoding T. brucei spp.-specific protein, translating into MRTSIDSFRVAYRLMVTSITTTPRNSHKTTRTVGLCLSFSISTDMPPLIVLYLFFLFAGVLSWMWGTIIKNLGSSSQKVPVVLFTTMRCQWCMLVRAFLFLSKRKKI; encoded by the coding sequence ATGCGGACCTCCATTGATAGCTTCCGAGTTGCTTACAGGCTGATGGTTACGAGCATCACTACAACACCACGAAACTCCCATAAAACGACGAGAACCGTAGGGCTTTGCTTGTCATTTTCGATCTCTACTGACATGCCGCCGTTGATAGTGCTGtatctcttttttctatttgctGGTGTGCTGTCTTGGATGTGgggaacaataataaaaaatttgGGCTCTTCGTCACAAAAGGTGCCGGTGGTGCTGTTTACCACCATGCGTTGTCAGTGGTGTATGCTTGTCCgtgccttcctttttctctctaaaaggaaaaaaatttaa
- a CDS encoding snoRNP protein GAR1, putative yields MARGGGGFGGSRGGGFGGGRGGGGRGGGFGGGFGGGRGGGGRGGGGGGGRSMEPDPPEQIVPIGTLLTASEGDLVYKVTASDSVPRFNAFVYGANKAKIGKIEEILGNTSDVMFSVKTVPGIQAESISAGDTIYISPTQISPLRMFTDPPKPRGRGGRGGGRGGRGGDRGGRGSFGRGGRGSFGGGGGGGGGGGRGGFGRGGDGGGYRNFGGGGGGRGGRGGFGGRGRGF; encoded by the coding sequence ATGGCACGGGGAGGAGGCGGTTTTGGAGGCAGCCGGGGCGGTGGCTTTGGCGGTGGTCGGGGAGGTGGTGGTCGAGGTGGCGGCTTCGGCGGTGGCTTTGGCGGTGGacgcggtggcggtggtcgaggaggaggtggtggcggtggccgTTCCATGGAGCCGGACCCACCAGAGCAAATTGTACCCATCGGAACATTGCTCACCGCTTCGGAGGGCGACCTCGTCTACAAAGTGACAGCGAGTGACTCTGTACCACGTTTCAACGCATTTGTTTATGGTGCCAACAAGGCCAAGATTGGTAAGATCGAGGAAATATTGGGCAACACGAGCGATGTAATGTTTTCAGTCAAAACGGTACCGGGCATACAAGCAGAATCCATTAGCGCAGGAGATacgatatatatatcccCTACACAGATAAGTCCTCTGCGTATGTTCACTGATCCACCGAAGCCACGCGGCCGCGGCGGGCGGGGTGGCGGTCGTGGCGGAAGGGGCGGTGATCGCGGTGGACGCGGAAGCTTCGGTCGCGGTGGTCGCGGGAGttttggaggaggaggtggtggtggtggtggtggtggccgGGGTGGTTTCGGCAGAGGAGGAGACGGAGGCGGCTACAGAAActttggtggcggtggtggcggtcGCGGCGGCCGCGGCGGATTTGGTGGCCGCGGGCGTGGTTTTTGA